One part of the Polycyclovorans algicola TG408 genome encodes these proteins:
- a CDS encoding 3-oxoacid CoA-transferase subunit B, whose amino-acid sequence MAWTRDDMAARAAKELRDGFYVNLGIGIPTLVANMIPEGMTVTLQSENGMLGMGPFPYEGEEDADLINAGKQTITDLPHTSYFSSADSFGMIRGGHINLSILGGMEVAENGDLANWMVPGKMIKGMGGAMDLVAGVKRVVVVMDHCDKAGNSKFKKECSLPLTGKGVVDLLITDLGVFEINPDGSGATLTELATGVTLDEITAKTEATFSVALR is encoded by the coding sequence ATGGCCTGGACTCGTGACGACATGGCGGCGCGTGCTGCCAAAGAACTGCGTGACGGCTTTTACGTCAACCTCGGGATTGGCATCCCGACCTTGGTGGCGAACATGATCCCCGAGGGGATGACCGTCACCCTGCAAAGTGAAAACGGCATGCTCGGCATGGGCCCGTTTCCCTATGAGGGCGAAGAAGACGCCGACCTCATCAACGCCGGCAAGCAGACCATCACAGACCTGCCGCACACCAGCTATTTTTCGAGTGCCGACAGCTTTGGGATGATCCGCGGCGGCCACATCAACCTGTCCATTCTCGGCGGCATGGAAGTCGCCGAAAACGGTGATCTCGCCAACTGGATGGTGCCGGGCAAGATGATCAAGGGCATGGGCGGCGCGATGGACTTGGTCGCCGGCGTCAAGCGCGTGGTCGTGGTCATGGACCATTGCGACAAGGCCGGCAACTCCAAATTCAAGAAGGAATGCAGCCTGCCGCTGACCGGCAAGGGCGTGGTCGATTTACTGATCACCGATCTTGGTGTGTTCGAGATCAACCCCGATGGCAGCGGCGCGACGCTCACCGAGCTGGCGACCGGCGTGACCCTAGACGAGATCACCGCCAAAACCGAAGCCACCTTCAGCGTCGCGCTGCGCTAG
- a CDS encoding HpcH/HpaI aldolase/citrate lyase family protein gives MKSLLFVPADSERKLAKAESCGADAMVIDLEDAVLPARKPLAREMLGAYAAAYTGKSELWVRVNDLASGELLKDLAAVVPMQPVGIVLPKISGPEDLDIVGYYLDMAEAANNVPAGQTKILAVCTETASAVLRMGELVQRHRPRLTGMLWGGEDLSTALGAGDPRYPDGRWRSMYEYARNQCLLACHSLGIEAIDTVYVDFRNPDGCRDNSLAARYDGFVGKVAIHPDQVPIINAAFTPSDDEIAHARKVIAAFAQGAGAVSLDGKMLDVPHLKSAQQMLRSAGLTQED, from the coding sequence ATGAAGTCGCTTCTGTTCGTGCCGGCCGACAGCGAGCGCAAGCTCGCCAAAGCCGAAAGCTGCGGCGCTGACGCCATGGTCATCGACCTGGAAGACGCCGTGCTGCCGGCGCGCAAGCCGCTGGCTCGCGAGATGCTGGGCGCCTACGCCGCCGCCTACACCGGTAAAAGCGAGCTGTGGGTACGCGTCAACGATCTGGCCTCCGGCGAGCTGCTGAAAGACCTGGCGGCTGTGGTGCCGATGCAGCCGGTGGGCATCGTCTTGCCGAAGATCAGCGGCCCGGAAGACCTCGACATCGTCGGGTACTACCTCGACATGGCCGAGGCCGCCAACAACGTGCCGGCAGGCCAAACCAAAATTCTGGCGGTGTGCACCGAAACCGCTTCGGCGGTGCTGCGCATGGGTGAGTTGGTGCAACGCCACCGCCCCCGTCTCACCGGCATGCTGTGGGGCGGGGAAGACCTCAGCACCGCGTTGGGCGCCGGTGATCCGCGCTATCCCGATGGCCGCTGGCGGTCAATGTACGAGTACGCCCGCAACCAGTGCCTGCTGGCCTGCCACAGCCTCGGCATTGAGGCCATCGACACCGTGTACGTCGACTTCCGCAACCCCGACGGTTGCCGCGACAACAGCTTGGCCGCCCGCTATGACGGCTTCGTCGGCAAGGTGGCCATTCACCCCGACCAGGTGCCCATCATCAACGCGGCCTTCACGCCCAGCGATGATGAGATTGCCCATGCAAGAAAGGTGATTGCCGCATTTGCTCAAGGTGCCGGCGCGGTGTCGCTGGACGGCAAAATGCTCGACGTACCGCATCTGAAAAGTGCGCAGCAGATGCTGCGCAGTGCTGGTTTAACCCAGGAGGACTGA
- the serC gene encoding 3-phosphoserine/phosphohydroxythreonine transaminase, protein MSRIFNFSAGPATLPQPVLEAVAAEMLDFDGLGMGIMEMSHRDKPFMQVAAEAEADLRALMNIPANYKVLFLQGGATAQFSFIPMNLLAGKASADYVVTGDWGKKAAKAAKSFCSVNLAATSEASKFTTIPDRAEWKLNPDAAYCHITPNETIHGVEFLDTPDVGNVPLVGDFSSTILSRPVDVSKYGLIYAGSQKNIGPAGLTIVIVRDDLIGTVVDGLPPIFNYAEQAANESMLNTPPTFAWYMAGKVFKCLLANGGLEAMAAVNQRKAAKLYAYLDGQDFYTNPVDKACRSWMNIPFTLANAELDADFLKGAKAAGLNGLKGHRAVGGMRASVYNAMPEAGVDALLDYMKQFVVQHG, encoded by the coding sequence ATGAGCCGTATCTTCAATTTCTCCGCCGGCCCCGCCACCCTGCCGCAGCCGGTGCTCGAGGCCGTGGCTGCCGAGATGCTCGATTTCGACGGCCTGGGCATGGGCATCATGGAAATGTCGCATCGCGACAAGCCGTTCATGCAGGTCGCTGCCGAAGCCGAGGCCGACCTTCGCGCCCTGATGAACATTCCCGCCAACTACAAGGTCCTGTTTTTGCAGGGCGGGGCGACGGCGCAGTTCAGCTTCATCCCGATGAACCTCTTGGCTGGCAAGGCCAGTGCGGATTACGTCGTCACCGGCGACTGGGGCAAGAAGGCGGCCAAAGCGGCGAAGTCGTTCTGCAGTGTCAACCTTGCCGCCACCAGCGAAGCGAGCAAGTTCACCACCATTCCTGATCGCGCCGAGTGGAAGCTGAACCCCGACGCGGCTTATTGCCACATCACGCCCAACGAGACCATTCACGGTGTGGAGTTTCTTGATACGCCCGATGTCGGCAACGTGCCGCTGGTCGGCGATTTCAGCTCGACCATTCTGTCGCGTCCGGTGGATGTCTCGAAGTACGGGCTCATCTATGCCGGCTCGCAGAAGAACATCGGCCCGGCCGGCTTGACCATCGTCATCGTCCGCGATGACCTCATCGGCACCGTTGTTGACGGTCTGCCGCCAATCTTCAATTACGCCGAGCAGGCCGCCAACGAGTCGATGCTGAACACCCCGCCGACCTTTGCCTGGTACATGGCCGGCAAGGTGTTCAAGTGCCTGCTGGCCAATGGCGGGCTTGAGGCCATGGCGGCCGTGAACCAGCGCAAGGCAGCCAAGCTTTACGCCTATCTGGACGGGCAGGATTTTTACACCAACCCGGTCGACAAGGCCTGCCGCTCGTGGATGAATATCCCGTTCACGCTGGCCAATGCCGAGCTCGACGCCGACTTCCTGAAAGGCGCCAAGGCAGCCGGTCTGAACGGCTTGAAAGGCCACCGCGCGGTCGGCGGCATGCGCGCGTCCGTCTACAACGCCATGCCCGAAGCCGGCGTCGACGCGCTACTCGACTACATGAAGCAGTTCGTCGTCCAGCACGGCTAA
- the rpsT gene encoding 30S ribosomal protein S20, protein MANIASAKKRARQAVKNNERNVAQRSMIRTTIKKVVVAIDAGDKAAATAAYAAMVPVLDRYADRGQIHKNKVARHKSRLNAHIKALA, encoded by the coding sequence TTGGCCAACATCGCCAGCGCCAAAAAGCGCGCCCGCCAAGCCGTCAAGAACAATGAGCGCAATGTCGCCCAGCGTTCAATGATCCGCACCACCATCAAGAAAGTCGTGGTCGCCATCGACGCCGGCGACAAGGCCGCCGCCACCGCCGCGTATGCCGCCATGGTGCCGGTGCTCGACCGTTACGCCGACCGTGGCCAGATCCACAAGAACAAGGTCGCGCGTCACAAGAGCCGCCTCAACGCGCACATCAAAGCATTGGCCTGA
- a CDS encoding SDR family NAD(P)-dependent oxidoreductase: MLPVNALPSQDPAPGALNGQVMLITGAGDGLGKAAALQAAALGASCVLLGKTVKKLEATFDAIVAAGGPEPAIYPLNLAGANWGDLAEVSMTIEKAFGRLDALCLMAAHFKTFTRMDNVEPKDWLETLQVNLTASFALTRHCLPLLQAATMGRVVYATDIGGRVAKPFQGAYGISKAALEAMAAQWALESGPSGAPRFHTFDPGPMRTGIRLKGYPGEVLEQTPPPQAAARALMRLLVSDAPSGAWSARAT, encoded by the coding sequence ATGCTGCCCGTGAATGCACTGCCGTCCCAAGATCCCGCGCCGGGTGCACTCAACGGCCAGGTGATGCTGATCACCGGCGCCGGTGACGGCTTGGGCAAGGCCGCCGCACTGCAGGCCGCGGCCTTGGGTGCAAGCTGTGTGCTGCTCGGCAAGACCGTGAAAAAACTCGAGGCCACCTTTGACGCCATCGTCGCGGCGGGTGGGCCGGAGCCGGCGATCTATCCGCTGAACCTCGCCGGTGCCAACTGGGGCGATCTTGCCGAAGTGTCCATGACCATCGAGAAAGCCTTTGGCCGACTCGACGCGCTGTGTCTGATGGCCGCGCACTTCAAAACCTTCACCCGCATGGACAACGTCGAGCCCAAGGATTGGCTGGAAACACTGCAGGTCAACCTCACCGCCAGCTTCGCCCTGACCCGCCACTGCCTGCCGCTTCTGCAGGCCGCAACGATGGGCCGGGTGGTCTATGCCACCGATATCGGTGGGCGCGTGGCCAAGCCGTTTCAGGGCGCCTACGGCATCAGCAAGGCCGCACTCGAGGCCATGGCGGCGCAATGGGCGCTTGAAAGCGGGCCCAGTGGCGCGCCACGCTTTCACACGTTTGATCCCGGCCCGATGCGCACTGGCATTCGCTTGAAAGGTTATCCCGGCGAGGTGCTGGAGCAGACGCCGCCGCCACAGGCTGCGGCCCGTGCCCTGATGCGCCTGCTGGTCAGCGATGCGCCCAGCGGCGCCTGGTCGGCGCGGGCGACTTGA
- a CDS encoding FHA domain-containing protein, translating into MNEEAPRSKQGPQGTQFFSKEDLDRLISGAVTEPPKGAPVALRGASESVAGRLFGLDQPRVLVGRSAHCDIVVNDPSISSEHARLASAPGGWVITNLLSTNGTFVNGKRATTVPLKHGDHVRIGRIEFVFEMPDGQSGATPSQLRSRTAAWVGWSVVVVLAVAAAVVGWWQLS; encoded by the coding sequence ATGAATGAGGAAGCGCCGCGTAGCAAGCAGGGCCCGCAGGGCACACAGTTCTTCTCCAAAGAAGATCTGGATCGTCTAATTTCAGGCGCAGTCACCGAACCCCCGAAAGGTGCGCCTGTGGCGCTTCGTGGCGCGTCAGAATCCGTTGCTGGGCGCCTGTTTGGGCTCGACCAGCCACGGGTGCTCGTCGGTCGCAGTGCGCACTGCGATATCGTGGTCAACGATCCCAGCATCTCCTCCGAGCACGCCCGCCTCGCCTCCGCACCCGGGGGCTGGGTGATCACCAATCTGCTCTCGACCAACGGTACGTTTGTGAATGGCAAACGTGCGACCACGGTGCCGTTGAAGCACGGTGATCACGTTCGCATCGGGCGCATTGAATTCGTGTTTGAGATGCCTGACGGTCAGTCGGGCGCGACACCCTCACAGCTCCGATCACGCACTGCAGCGTGGGTCGGCTGGTCTGTGGTCGTGGTGTTGGCCGTTGCCGCCGCTGTTGTGGGGTGGTGGCAGCTCAGTTGA
- the tadA gene encoding tRNA adenosine(34) deaminase TadA, which yields MLTELAALNIAATEDDKRWMAEALLLARQAVDVGEVPVGAVVVVDGQRVAGRHNEPIRLNDPSAHAEMLALRDAARQLQNYRLVGATLYVTLEPCVMCAGLITHARLSRVVFGAADPKAGAVQSVYDVIARPRLNHAVNWTGGVLEAECATVLRDFFRQRRGRAPAEIAGRQGGAGG from the coding sequence TTGTTGACCGAATTGGCTGCACTCAATATCGCCGCGACAGAGGACGACAAGCGTTGGATGGCCGAGGCGCTGTTGTTGGCGCGCCAGGCCGTCGATGTTGGCGAGGTGCCGGTCGGCGCGGTGGTGGTGGTGGACGGGCAACGGGTTGCCGGCCGCCACAACGAGCCGATCCGGCTCAATGACCCCTCGGCACACGCCGAAATGTTGGCCCTGCGCGATGCGGCGCGACAGCTTCAGAACTATCGCCTGGTCGGGGCGACGCTCTACGTCACGCTGGAACCCTGCGTGATGTGTGCTGGCTTGATCACCCACGCACGTCTGTCACGCGTCGTGTTCGGCGCGGCCGATCCGAAAGCCGGCGCGGTGCAGTCGGTTTACGACGTCATTGCCCGGCCCAGACTCAATCACGCCGTCAACTGGACGGGCGGGGTGCTGGAAGCCGAATGCGCGACGGTGCTCCGCGACTTTTTTCGTCAACGCCGTGGTCGGGCGCCGGCTGAGATTGCGGGACGACAGGGCGGGGCAGGGGGGTGA
- the ubiG gene encoding bifunctional 2-polyprenyl-6-hydroxyphenol methylase/3-demethylubiquinol 3-O-methyltransferase UbiG, giving the protein MTETQNVDPADIARFSAAASQWWDPAGEMAPLHHINPVRSTYIDQICGGLTGQKVIDVGCGGGLLSEALARRGAVVTGIDLAEASIAIACEHAAKSDLQIDYQCVATEAMAQRAPNAFDVVCCLEMLEHVPDPEAIIDACADLLRPGGIAVFSTLNRSPRAFALAIVAAEHVLGLIPKGTHQFAQFIRPSELSRAAMAAGLQLVEMKGLHYNPILKNARLNDDLAVNYFLVARKP; this is encoded by the coding sequence ATGACCGAAACTCAAAATGTCGATCCGGCGGACATCGCCCGCTTCTCGGCGGCAGCCTCGCAGTGGTGGGACCCGGCCGGTGAGATGGCGCCGCTACACCACATCAACCCGGTACGTAGCACCTACATCGACCAGATTTGCGGCGGGCTGACGGGGCAAAAAGTGATCGACGTCGGGTGCGGCGGCGGCCTGCTCAGCGAGGCGCTGGCACGTCGAGGTGCAGTGGTGACGGGCATCGACCTTGCCGAGGCGTCAATCGCGATCGCGTGCGAACATGCCGCCAAATCGGATCTGCAGATTGATTACCAGTGCGTCGCCACCGAAGCCATGGCCCAGCGCGCGCCCAACGCCTTTGATGTGGTGTGCTGCCTGGAAATGCTCGAGCACGTGCCGGATCCCGAGGCCATCATCGATGCCTGTGCCGACCTGCTGCGGCCCGGCGGCATCGCGGTGTTCTCGACACTCAACCGCAGCCCACGCGCTTTCGCGCTGGCCATCGTCGCCGCCGAGCATGTGCTGGGGCTGATTCCCAAGGGCACGCACCAGTTTGCGCAGTTCATCCGCCCCTCCGAGCTCAGCCGGGCGGCCATGGCCGCAGGCTTGCAGTTGGTGGAAATGAAGGGTCTGCACTACAACCCGATCCTCAAAAATGCGCGCCTCAATGACGATCTGGCGGTCAACTATTTTCTGGTCGCGCGCAAACCATGA
- a CDS encoding MaoC family dehydratase, with protein sequence MPGVFFEELKVGQKFDHPIRRTITETDNVWFTAITHNPALLHLDEEYCRTQTEFGQRIVNSAFTLGLMVGISVNDTTHGTAVANLGWDEVRFPKPLFHGDTLRVESEVLELRESKSRPNAGIVVFMHRGFNQKGDLVAHCKRSALQLRKPAAQA encoded by the coding sequence ATGCCAGGCGTTTTCTTTGAAGAATTGAAAGTCGGTCAGAAATTTGACCACCCCATCCGCCGCACCATCACCGAAACCGACAACGTCTGGTTTACGGCGATCACCCACAACCCAGCGCTGCTGCACCTTGACGAAGAGTATTGCCGCACGCAGACCGAGTTCGGTCAGCGCATCGTCAACAGTGCCTTCACCTTGGGGCTGATGGTGGGCATTTCGGTGAACGACACCACCCATGGCACCGCCGTCGCCAATCTCGGCTGGGACGAAGTGCGCTTCCCCAAGCCGCTGTTTCATGGCGACACCCTGCGAGTCGAGAGTGAGGTGCTGGAACTGCGCGAAAGCAAGTCGCGCCCCAACGCCGGCATCGTTGTCTTCATGCATCGCGGTTTCAATCAGAAGGGCGATCTGGTGGCCCACTGCAAACGTTCGGCGCTGCAGTTGCGGAAGCCTGCGGCCCAGGCATGA
- a CDS encoding CoA transferase subunit A: MNNKVYPDAAAALAGLTFDGMTVMSGGFGLCGIPENLIVALRDTGAKDLTVIGNNVGCDDHGMWLVLANNQIKKVLASYVGENKILESRFMSGEIEIEFNPQGTLAERIRAGGAGIPAFFTRTGYGTKVAEGKETRQFNDEWYVMETGLVSDLSLVKAWKADAEGNLIYRKTARNFNPMIATAGKVTVVEVEEIVPVGTFDPDQIHTPGIFVDRIVVGAHYDKHIERRTTRPRTENA; this comes from the coding sequence GTGAACAACAAGGTATATCCCGACGCCGCTGCGGCCCTGGCCGGCCTGACTTTTGACGGCATGACCGTCATGTCGGGCGGCTTCGGTCTGTGCGGCATTCCCGAAAATCTGATCGTTGCGCTGCGTGATACCGGTGCCAAGGATCTGACCGTGATCGGCAACAACGTCGGCTGCGATGACCACGGCATGTGGCTGGTGCTGGCCAACAACCAGATCAAGAAGGTGCTGGCGAGCTATGTCGGCGAAAACAAGATTCTCGAATCCCGCTTCATGAGCGGCGAGATCGAGATCGAATTCAACCCGCAAGGCACGCTGGCCGAACGTATTCGCGCGGGCGGGGCGGGCATTCCAGCCTTCTTTACCCGCACCGGCTACGGCACCAAGGTGGCTGAAGGCAAAGAGACCCGGCAGTTCAACGACGAGTGGTACGTGATGGAAACCGGTTTGGTGTCGGACCTGTCGCTGGTCAAGGCCTGGAAGGCGGACGCCGAAGGCAACCTGATCTATCGCAAGACCGCACGCAACTTCAACCCGATGATTGCCACGGCGGGCAAGGTCACCGTGGTCGAGGTGGAAGAGATCGTCCCGGTCGGCACCTTTGACCCGGACCAGATTCACACCCCGGGCATTTTTGTCGATCGCATCGTGGTCGGCGCCCACTACGACAAACACATCGAGCGGCGGACCACCCGCCCGCGGACGGAGAACGCCTGA
- a CDS encoding phosphoglycerate dehydrogenase, whose protein sequence is MFKIQTLNNISVRGLDRLPREGFEVASEMSHPDAIMVRSADMHKLDIPASVKAIGRAGAGTNNIPVAAMSKRGVPVFNAPGANANAVKELVLAGLFLASRNIGPALDFVRKLDGDDKAMHEAVEAGKKKFVGFELPGRSLGVIGLGAIGIKVANAAVDLGMEVWGYDPAMTVNNAWKLDARVRRAVSVDDLMSRAQFVSLHVPLIDATRNLVNADRLKLLKKQGVVLNFSRAPIVDEAAMVEALNANTVHAYICDFPSVMLKGHPRVVATPHLGASTGEAEENCAVMVADQLRDYLETGNVTNSVNFPEAVLPLLPGKTRLAIVNENVPNMVGQISTELAKGKLNIADLLNKSRGDLAYTLVDLDAPPPESAVAAIKGITGVLDVRQVAG, encoded by the coding sequence ATGTTCAAGATTCAGACGCTCAACAACATTTCGGTTCGCGGCCTTGATCGGTTGCCGCGCGAGGGCTTTGAAGTCGCCTCCGAGATGAGTCACCCCGACGCCATCATGGTGCGCTCGGCCGACATGCATAAGCTCGACATTCCCGCCAGCGTGAAGGCCATTGGCCGCGCCGGCGCGGGCACCAACAACATTCCCGTCGCCGCCATGAGCAAGCGCGGCGTGCCGGTGTTCAACGCCCCCGGCGCCAACGCGAATGCGGTGAAAGAGCTGGTCTTGGCCGGCCTGTTCCTCGCCTCCCGCAACATCGGCCCGGCGCTGGACTTCGTGCGCAAGCTCGATGGTGACGACAAGGCCATGCACGAAGCGGTTGAGGCCGGCAAGAAGAAATTCGTCGGCTTTGAATTGCCTGGCCGCTCACTCGGCGTGATCGGGTTGGGGGCTATTGGCATCAAGGTCGCCAATGCGGCGGTCGATCTGGGCATGGAAGTCTGGGGCTATGACCCGGCCATGACCGTCAACAACGCCTGGAAGCTGGACGCACGCGTACGTCGTGCCGTGTCGGTGGACGATTTGATGTCCCGCGCGCAGTTCGTCTCACTGCACGTGCCGCTGATCGACGCCACACGCAATCTCGTGAACGCCGACCGCTTGAAACTGCTCAAAAAGCAGGGCGTGGTCCTGAACTTCTCCCGCGCGCCCATCGTGGATGAAGCGGCCATGGTCGAGGCGCTGAATGCCAACACCGTGCATGCCTACATTTGCGACTTCCCATCGGTCATGCTCAAGGGCCATCCCCGCGTGGTTGCCACGCCGCACCTCGGGGCGTCCACCGGTGAAGCCGAAGAGAACTGCGCTGTCATGGTTGCCGACCAGCTTCGGGATTACTTGGAAACTGGCAACGTCACCAATTCGGTCAACTTCCCCGAGGCGGTGCTGCCGCTGCTACCGGGCAAAACGCGTTTGGCCATCGTCAATGAAAACGTGCCCAATATGGTGGGGCAGATTTCCACGGAGCTGGCCAAGGGAAAACTCAACATCGCCGACCTGCTGAACAAGTCGCGTGGTGACTTGGCTTACACCCTGGTTGATCTCGATGCCCCGCCGCCGGAGTCGGCTGTTGCTGCCATCAAAGGCATCACCGGCGTGCTGGACGTCCGACAGGTTGCCGGCTGA
- a CDS encoding HAD family hydrolase: MIEAWLFDLDGTLVDTAPDLAAAANALRAARALPPLPLAHYRAYASSGARGLIDRALGITPDDASFESLRQAFLVHYLKHIADHSGLFDGLDAVLGWLDQRGIAWGVVTNKPKRFTDPLLAALGLTARAAVVVSADEVPAAKPAPDALIEACTRGGFEPRRCAYVGDDLRDIDAGRAAGMRTVTAEWGYLGTTEPAAWLADDRCATPAELVTLMQELSQQG; encoded by the coding sequence ATGATCGAGGCGTGGTTGTTCGATCTCGACGGCACGCTGGTGGACACCGCGCCCGATCTGGCGGCTGCGGCCAACGCCCTGCGTGCGGCGCGTGCCTTGCCGCCGTTGCCGCTGGCGCATTACCGGGCGTACGCCTCATCCGGTGCCCGGGGCCTGATTGATCGCGCGCTGGGTATCACACCGGACGACGCGTCGTTCGAGTCGCTGCGACAAGCCTTTCTTGTCCACTATCTCAAGCATATTGCCGACCACAGTGGCCTCTTCGATGGTCTCGATGCAGTGCTGGGCTGGCTTGATCAACGCGGCATCGCCTGGGGCGTGGTCACCAACAAACCCAAGCGGTTTACCGACCCGCTGCTGGCGGCATTGGGACTGACGGCCCGCGCGGCGGTGGTGGTCAGCGCCGATGAAGTGCCGGCCGCCAAGCCCGCACCCGATGCCCTGATCGAGGCCTGCACGCGCGGCGGTTTTGAGCCGCGACGCTGCGCGTACGTCGGCGATGACCTCCGCGACATTGACGCCGGGCGCGCCGCCGGCATGCGCACGGTGACCGCCGAGTGGGGCTATCTGGGCACCACTGAACCGGCTGCCTGGCTGGCCGACGACCGCTGCGCGACACCGGCCGAGCTGGTGACCCTGATGCAAGAACTTTCCCAACAAGGCTGA
- a CDS encoding MarR family winged helix-turn-helix transcriptional regulator, with translation MQLNHLPSEPPMVNPKVKKTPFRAGFLIHDVSRLRRTVFDQRLKPLGITRSQWWVLSNLDRSKDDGFSQIELARLLDIGKVTLGGLISRLEKNDLVHRVSDADDRRSKRVQLSAKGRALLDRLEVIALGVNQQIMENITATEEQQLIEILAKMKGNLKAMDGVPVSTTGRRPLTAD, from the coding sequence ATGCAGCTCAACCACCTTCCATCCGAACCGCCCATGGTCAACCCGAAAGTTAAGAAGACGCCATTTCGTGCCGGCTTTTTGATTCATGACGTGTCCCGGCTGCGCCGCACGGTCTTCGATCAGCGGCTCAAGCCCTTGGGCATCACCCGCTCGCAGTGGTGGGTGCTGAGTAATCTTGACCGCTCCAAGGACGACGGTTTTTCACAGATCGAGCTGGCGCGTCTGCTCGATATCGGCAAGGTCACGCTGGGCGGGTTGATCAGCCGACTCGAAAAAAATGACCTCGTTCATCGAGTCTCCGACGCGGACGACCGACGGTCGAAGCGCGTGCAGTTGTCGGCCAAGGGCAGGGCGCTGCTGGACCGGCTTGAAGTGATCGCGCTGGGCGTGAATCAGCAGATTATGGAGAACATTACTGCGACCGAGGAGCAACAACTCATCGAAATTCTGGCCAAGATGAAAGGCAACCTCAAGGCCATGGACGGCGTTCCGGTGTCAACAACCGGCCGCAGGCCCCTCACTGCAGACTGA